The Daucus carota subsp. sativus chromosome 2, DH1 v3.0, whole genome shotgun sequence genome includes a window with the following:
- the LOC108208055 gene encoding uncharacterized protein LOC108208055: MAGTLAKRHREEEGIDIQDFDENREAKLHKSYNNTENKQHALVSFLEQEEEETVVSSQDLSLFFSTLQQELFSDPHGDHQTLLVDPSTEDWNPCSYSVAEKEDSIGDDDKESVIRHLLEASDDELGLPNDAGVDRTARSGTSDEDCNGVDDDCKQSSSLFCDGLWELEDEAANYYTLLQSQLFM; the protein is encoded by the coding sequence ATGGCCGGAACACTTGCTAAACGTCACAgagaagaagaaggaattgatattcaagattttgacGAGAACAGAGAAGCAAAGCTTCACAAGTCATATAATAATACCGAAAACAAACAGCATGCACTTGTTTCTtttcttgaacaagaagaagaggaaaCTGTAGTTTCCTCTCAAGACTTGTCACTCTTCTTCTCCACCCTCCAACAAGAGCTTTTCTCCGACCCACACGGGGACCACCAGACACTTCTGGTAGACCCCAGCACAGAAGATTGGAACCCATGCTCATACTCAGTGGCAGAAAAGGAAGACAGTATTGGAGATGATGACAAGGAGAGTGTCATAAGGCACCTTCTAGAAGCTTCTGATGATGAGCTTGGGTTACCGAATGATGCAGGGGTTGATCGGACGGCGAGAAGTGGCACTAGTGATGAAGATTGTAACGGTGTAGATGACGATTGTAAACAGAGCTCATCATTATTTTGTGATGGACTGTGGGAGCTCGAAGATGAGGCTGCCAACTATTATACGTTGTTGCAGTCTCAACTATTCATGTAG
- the LOC108209851 gene encoding pentatricopeptide repeat-containing protein At1g26900, mitochondrial: MISTIASSLKQNLKINPKPIFAIHFSSTYSCQDLIFLLNNCKNTSEITQIHGCMIKNGLDLVAFPVSKLLASSITNVYYASSIFKCIQTPNVFMFNTMLRCYSVSDYPDQALVLFNYMRAVGVLLDEFSLVSVVKSCARLFDVKNGCAVHSVAVKTGNVVFGNVRNTVLQLYCVCRRIEDARVLFDEFSVGRDLVSWNVLMGGYVYVSRPDVVWGLFERMLFEGVRIGGSTMLSVLSAVGEIGDGWGGECVHGYCIKRGFCFDCNVVTALVGMYGRIGKMDSGRRAFDEVDVKDVVLWNCLVDGYAKNGLLEEALSLLGLMKHRGVKANSSTLAGLLSSCAASGALAVGKCVHEYVDQQQLVLDAVLGTALLDMYCKCGLLGEAVNVFKKMVSKDVKSWTAMILGYGMHGEAKDAILIFYQMAKEGFRHNEVTFLAVLSACSHGGLITEGTSFFKMMIQDYGLKPKVEHYGCMIDLFGRAGLLEEAHNLIKSLPIKSDATAWRALLAACRVYGNVDLGKSVKKALEDNYGEHPADSIVLSSTYAVAGRTPCLQTMQTIRGKMVDNHEYQSRGVKEAGCSSIELGDDDE, translated from the coding sequence ATGATATCAACAATTGCTTCATCTCTGAagcaaaatttgaaaattaacccAAAACCCATTTTTGCTATTCACTTTTCTTCAACTTATTCTTGTCAAGACTTGATTTTTCTGCtaaataattgtaaaaataCTTCAGAAATAACTCAAATACATGGCTGTATGATCAAGAATGGCTTAGACCTTGTAGCCTTCCCAGTAAGCAAGCTTCTTGCTTCTTCTATTACTAATGTATATTAtgcttcatctatttttaaATGTATTCAAACCCCAAATGTGTTTATGTTTAATACCATGCTTAGATGCTATTCTGTCAGTGATTACCCTGATCAAGCACTTGTACTTTTTAATTACATGAGGGCTGTTGGTGTGTTGTTAGATGAGTTTAGTTTGGTGTCTGTTGTTAAATCTTGTGCTCGATTGTTTGATGTTAAGAATGGATGTGCTGTTCATTCAGTTGCTGTGAAAACTGGGAATGTTGTGTTTGGTAATGTGAGGAATACTGTTTTGCAATTGTATTGTGTTTGTCGAAGAATTGAGGATGCACGCGTGTTGTTTGATGAGTTTTCTGTGGGGAGGGATTTGGTTTCGTGGAATGTTTTGATGGGGGGGTATGTTTATGTGTCGAGGCCTGATGTTGTTTGGGGTTTGTTTGAGAGGATGTTGTTTGAAGGTGTTAGGATTGGGGGGAGTACTATGTTGAGTGTTTTGTCGGCTGTAGGTGAGATTGGGGATGGTTGGGGAGGAGAGTGTGTTCATGGTTATTGTATCAAGCGCGGGTTTTGTTTTGATTGTAACGTGGTGACTGCTTTGGTTGGTATGTATGGGAGAATTGGAAAAATGGATTCTGGACGGAGAGCTTTTGATGAAGTTGATGTAAAAGATGTTGTCTTGTGGAATTGTTTGGTGGATGGGTACGCCAAGAATGGATTGCTGGAAGAAGCGTTAAGTCTGTTAGGACTGATGAAACACAGAGGTGTGAAGGCCAATTCTTCGACATTGGCAGGGTTACTTTCTTCTTGTGCGGCCTCTGGAGCTCTTGCAGTAGGGAAATGCGTTCATGAATATGTGGATCAGCAGCAGCTAGTACTAGATGCAGTTCTGGGCACAGCTTTGTTGGACATGTATTGCAAATGTGGTTTACTCGGGGAGGCTGTTAATGTTTTCAAGAAAATGGTAAGCAAAGATGTGAAATCTTGGACTGCAATGATTTTGGGCTATGGGATGCATGGGGAGGCAAAAGATgccattttgatattttatcaaATGGCAAAGGAGGGATTTAGACATAATGAAGTCACTTTCTTGGCAGTTTTAAGCGCTTGTAGCCACGGGGGGCTGATAACTGAAGGAACAAGTTTTTTTAAGATGATGATTCAAGACTATGGCTTGAAACCAAAGGTTGAGCATTATGGATGCATGATCGATCTCTTTGGTCGAGCAGGATTGCTGGAGGAAGCACATAATCTAATCAAGAGTTTGCCTATTAAGAGCGACGCGACTGCATGGCGTGCATTACTTGCAGCATGCAGAGTCTATGGGAATGTTGATCTGGGGAAAAGTGTGAAGAAAGCACTGGAGGATAACTATGGTGAACACCCTGCAGATTCTATAGTTCTTTCAAGTACTTATGCTGTTGCAGGTCGTACACCTTGCCTTCAAACGATGCAGACGATAAGAGGAAAGATGGTGGACAACCATGAATATCAATCTCGGGGAGTGAAGGAAGCTGGATGTAGTTCCATTGAGTTGGGTGATGATGACGAGTGA